The nucleotide window TATTTGCCTATAGTTAGTTATTATTACTGTTCCGATGAAGTATATAAGACCTATCCCAATTAAGATTTCCATTCCTAAGAGATATGCTTTGGTGACTTCCACAGTAGCACCAAATACTATTGGTACTATTATACCCCATAGAGTTTCCCAAAAGCCAATATGACCACCAAATTGACCAGCTAATTCAGTAGAAACTAGAAAGGATGGTGCTGCCCATTGTATCCCCGACCATCTTAGGAAGAAGAAAGTTACCATTAGTATTTCAACTGCTTCTATCGGTGAAGAAATGAGAGTAGCAGCTGCAAGACCTATAGTTACTGCCAAAGAGCTAACCGCAAATCCTACTTTGAAACCTAAATTGGGATTTCTCTTAATTAATTTGTCAACGACATAACCTCCTACTAACTCTCCTATGAAGCCAAAGCTCCAAATCAATGCAGTGTATTCTAATGTAAACGATAGAGAAAGATGTCTAGCGTAAAAAAGATATAAAGGCAACCAAGTAAATAGACCGAAGAATATCCCAGCTTGCGCACCCAAACCTTGCATATAACCCCAGTAATTTTTACTTCTTAACCAATATGACAATGGAAGCTTAGTTTTCACGCCAACCTTTTCTCTGCCTGACAAAATGTAGTCTAATTCTTCCTTAGAAATCTTCGGATGCTGTTCTGGTAAATCATACAAAAGGCGACCTAATATGATAGCTAGAATTATAGCCAAAAGACCACTAACTAAAAATCCCAACCTCCACGCTAATTCTTGGTTAGGAATTATTGCAAACAATCCCAACATAAATAAGGAACCGAAAACTATCCCTAAATTCACCCCAGAATCTGAAATGGTACCACCTCTAGCCTTTTCGTCTTTTCTAAGCCAATTTGCGACTATCTTTGTAACTCCTGGGAAACCTA belongs to Saccharolobus solfataricus and includes:
- a CDS encoding MFS transporter, translating into MKGNLRWKIVLIIFALIIVDYIDRGLINTALPVLKSEFHISSFEAGIIGDGFTFGYLIMNPLVGYFLDKYGPKRVFSRFAILWGAVQAINVFAFSTFYFIVTRVLLGIGEAVGFPGVTKIVANWLRKDEKARGGTISDSGVNLGIVFGSLFMLGLFAIIPNQELAWRLGFLVSGLLAIILAIILGRLLYDLPEQHPKISKEELDYILSGREKVGVKTKLPLSYWLRSKNYWGYMQGLGAQAGIFFGLFTWLPLYLFYARHLSLSFTLEYTALIWSFGFIGELVGGYVVDKLIKRNPNLGFKVGFAVSSLAVTIGLAAATLISSPIEAVEILMVTFFFLRWSGIQWAAPSFLVSTELAGQFGGHIGFWETLWGIIVPIVFGATVEVTKAYLLGMEILIGIGLIYFIGTVIITNYRQIKVS